A genome region from Schistocerca nitens isolate TAMUIC-IGC-003100 chromosome 4, iqSchNite1.1, whole genome shotgun sequence includes the following:
- the LOC126252597 gene encoding prolactin-releasing peptide receptor-like, giving the protein MTEGYGASEVPVAANTSWTTNSSESPAFLEYDIGNDIIYNDAVQALFCVVYTTIFVLGLAGNALVVAVVARNRAMHTVTNVFIGNLALSDVLLCALCVPFTPLYTFLGSWVFGGALCRAVVLAQGTSVYTSTLTLTSIAVDRFFVIVHPFRPRMRLSTCAWSLAGIWLFSALATLPYGLYTVLRAEHGHHYCEESWPSERARLAYGAVTAAAQFALPFAVSAFCYVRVSLRLGRRARHKPGCRSARRDDADRERKRRTNRMLVAMVAIFGLSWMPLTLLNLANDVFTSFGTWRYFNLCFFLVHALAMSSTCYNPFLYAWMNDNFRKEFRRVLPCFGLDTGGGNLRGAPRISCAPSGRTQDSLLPTTSTTQPMAGSACLTFRPSPAEVKEDYATRCASYSVPAEEVHLQVKDVSKFEQDGRHLLTGVLSDTL; this is encoded by the coding sequence ATGACAGAAGGTTATGGAGCCAGTGAGGTACCTGTGGCGGCTAATACGTCATGGACCACGAACAGCTCTGAAAGTCCCGCTTTCCTGGAGTACGACATCGGCAACGACATCATCTACAACGACGCCGTGCAGGCGCTGTTCTGCGTGGTGTACACGACCATCTTCGTGCTTGGCCTGGCGGGCAACGCGCTGGTCGTGGCGGTGGTGGCGCGCAACCGCGCCATGCACACCGTGACGAACGTGTTCATCGGCAACCTGGCGCTGTCGGACGTGCTGCTGTGCGCGCTGTGCGTGCCCTTCACGCCGCTCTACACCTTCCTGGGCAGCTGGGTGTTCGGCGGCGCGCTGTGCCGCGCCGTCGTGCTCGCGCAGGGCACCAGCGTCTACACGTCGACGCTGACGCTGACGAGCATCGCGGTCGACCGCTTCTTCGTGATCGTGCACCCGTTCCGGCCGCGCATGCGCCTCTCGACGTGCGCCTGGTCGCTGGCCGGCATCTGGCTGTTCTCGGCGCTGGCCACGCTGCCCTACGGCCTGTACACGGTGCTGCGCGCCGAGCACGGCCACCACTACTGCGAGGAGAGCTGGCCGTCGGAGCGCGCGCGCCTCGCCTACGGCGCCGTCACCGCCGCCGCCCAGTTCGCGCTGCCCTTCGCCGTTTCCGCCTTCTGCTACGTGCGCGTCTCGCTGCGGCTGGGCCGGCGCGCGCGCCACAAACCCGGCTGCCGCTCGGCGCGCCGCGACGACGCCGACCGCGAGCGCAAGCGCCGTACCAACCGCATGCTCGTCGCCATGGTCGCCATCTTCGGCCTCTCCTGGATGCCGCTCACGCTGCTCAACCTCGCCAACGACGTCTTCACCTCGTTCGGCACCTGGCGCTACTTCAACCTCTGCTTCTTCCTGGTGCACGCGCTCGCCATGAGCTCCACCTGCTACAACCCGTTCCTGTACGCCTGGATGAACGACAACTTCCGCAAGGAGTTCCGCCGCGTGCTGCCCTGCTTCGGACTCGACACGGGCGGCGGCAACCTTCGCGGCGCACCGAGGATCTCCTGCGCCCCTAGTGGCAGGACGCAGGACTCGCTGCTGCCGACGACGTCAACTACGCAGCCCATGGCTGGATCTGCGTGCCTCACATTTCGTCCATCTCCTGCCGAGGTAAAAGAAGACTACGCCACACGATGCGCCTCCTACTCCGTACCTGCCGAAGAGGTTCACCTGCAGGTGAAGGACGTGTCGAAATTCGAACAAGACGGCCGCCATCTGCTCACCGGCGTCCTCAGTGATACCTTGTAG